In the genome of Dasypus novemcinctus isolate mDasNov1 chromosome 30, mDasNov1.1.hap2, whole genome shotgun sequence, one region contains:
- the ANGPTL8 gene encoding LOW QUALITY PROTEIN: angiopoietin-like protein 8 (The sequence of the model RefSeq protein was modified relative to this genomic sequence to represent the inferred CDS: deleted 4 bases in 3 codons) — MAVPALCLLWTLAATRPVPPPAPADGLEPARQEELTLLFHGALQLGQALNGVYRATEAQLTEAGGTVGLYGRTLELLGQELSQGRARAQELHRSLSDLQTEELVLQLHAKAMAQALGQVDREQQMLRGSVQRLEGRLRGAWLGPARQEFEALKAHAEEQGHIVWALAGHVQRQRREIAAQGQRLRQIRERLHTAALPHLSPPGTTTRGADAPPGRPRWPPPSGPPPPRRGVGGAARPRRGEAGERAPPPATEQTRSRRGTQGEDAGPRRGARRRRDLNKARRSTLAPGRVAGGV, encoded by the exons ATGGCCGTGCCCGCCCTGTGCCTGCTCTGGACCCTGGCCGCCACCCGCCCGGTC CCCCCGCCGGCCCCCGCGGACGGTCTGGAGCCGGCGCGGCAGGAAGAATTGACCTTGCTGTTCCACGGTGCCCTGCAGCTCGGCCAGGCCCTCAACGGCGTCTACAGGGCCACCGAGGCACAGCTGACCGAGGCC GGGGGCACCGTGGGCCTCTACGGCCGCACGCTGGAGCTCCTGGGACAGGAGCTCAGCCAG GGCCGGGCCAGGGCCCAGGAGCTGCACAGAAGCCTGTCGGACCTGCAG ACGGAGGAGTTGGTCCTGCAGCTGCACGCAAAGGCCATGGCTCaggccctggggcaggtggaCCGGGAACAGCAGATGCTGAGGGGCAGCGTGCAGAGGCTAGAAGGCCGCTTGAGGGGTGCCTGGCTGGGCCCCGCCCGCCAAGAATTTGAGGCGTTAAAG GCGCACGCCGAGGAGCAGGGCCACATCGTGTGGGCCCTCGCGGGCCACGTGCAGCGCCAGCGGCGGGAGATAGCCGCGCAGGGACAGCGGCTGCGCCAGATCCGGGAG AGGCTGCACACCGCGGCGCTCCCCCACCTGAGCCCGCCCGGGACCACCACCCGAGGAGCAGATGCGCCACCAGGGCGGCCGCGGTGGCCCCCCCCAAGCGGCCCCCCTCCCCCgcgccggggggtggggggagctgctCGTCCCCGCAGGGGGGAGGCCGGGGAGCGGGCCCCGCCGCCGGCCACGGAGCAGACGCGGAGCCGGCGGGGGACGCAGGGAGAGGACGCGGGGCCCCGGCGCGGGGCGCGCCGGAGAAGGGACCTTAATAAAGCACGACGGTCCACTCTCGCCCCCGGGCGTGTGGCTGGTGGCGTG